The Triticum aestivum cultivar Chinese Spring chromosome 6D, IWGSC CS RefSeq v2.1, whole genome shotgun sequence genomic sequence GAGAACAAGGACCCATGATAATAAAGTTGAATTGATCCAGCGACAAGCACGGCGCACTAGCTAGCTCGCGCACCACCTAACCCAGCAGCTCACTGCCTAGGCGTGCTTAAATAAGGAGGACAGCCTAGGGTGTGTACCAGCTCATCGTCAATCGAAAGCAGATCGAACCCAAGAATATCATCATCCGTTAGccgtcgccaccaccaccagtCCAGCACCATGGCAGCGCCCCCCTCCTCCGTGTCCGTCAGGGCCGGCGCGTCCGTCTCGGCGAAGCTGACCCCTCGCCAGGCCGCGAGGGCTGGGTTCGGTGGCAGGGTCAGCGTCAGCTCGGGCAGGAAGTGCGGCGGCCCCGTGCGGGCGTCGCTCTTCTCGCCCAAGCCCGCTGTGGCCATGGACGCGAGGCCGACCAAGGTGCAGGAGCTGCACGTCTACGAGCTCAACGAGCGCGACCGCGAGAGCCCCGCGTACCTCCGGCTGAGCGCCAAGCAGAGCCAGAACGCGCTCGGCGACCTCGTCCCCTTCACCAACAAGGTCAGTCAGCCAAAGCCAGTGATGAATCTTTCTTGCTCCGTCGCTCCTTCCTCTGTTCTGTTCCTCTTCCTCTGCTTGCTTTGCTGAGTGAGTGAGTCAACGGCGTGCAGGTGTACAACGGGAGCCTGGACAAGCGGATCGGGATCACGGCGGGGATCTGCATCCTGATCCAGCACGTGCCGGAGCGCAACGGCGACCGCTACGAGGCCATCTACAGCATCTACTTCGGCGACTACGGCCACATCGCCGTGCAGGGGCCCTACCTCACCTACGAGGAGTCCTACCTCGCCGTCACCGGCGGCTCCGGCGTCTTCGAGGGCGCCTACGGCCAGGTCAAGCTCAACCAGATCGTCTTCCCCTTCAAGATCTTCtacaccttctacctcaagggCATCCCCGACCTGCCAAAGGAGCTGCTCTGCGCGGCGCCCGTCCCGCCCTCCCCCACCGTCGAGCCCACGCCCGCCGCCAAGGCCACCGAGCCACACGCATGCCTCAGCAACTTCACAGACTAGCTACCTTAGCTTAGCCCAAAATATCTATTATTGCTCCTGCTAGTAGTTGAACTTGCGTGCGTGTGTTGCAACTTCACCGACTAGCTAGCTCTAGCAGTCTAGCTAGGCAGCCCAAAATATATCTATGTACGACCAATTCCTTGTACCAGTGTTGAATGAATGTCCTTGCAACGGTGGAATAATTTCAAGTACGGAAACTTGATTTCTTTCTCAATAAAACATTCATATTTgttactccctctgatccaaaataaAATAAGTGCCATAATTCTAATTTTGAATTGATTCGAAACTACGAAACTTATTTTAAATCGGAGCCAGTAGCAATCTCCGTCTAAATGAGAATTAGAACAAGTCATGTTGGCCGAATCGCCATAGTAACCGCCACTATGACGGGGACGGGCAAAAAGATATCTAGTAGAGTCGCCATCTTATGGAatcagcatatatatatataatttataaaGCGCGCTTCCTTTCACGATTGTGTGCGATGGACAGGAAAGTTCACgatttttattttaatttgaaaataATTGGTCCCATGATAACATAGACAATAATTATGAAGACTCTCAGTTTGCTCATCCTAGAGGCCTCCATAATCAATAAAAACGCTCCATAAAACTGGAATGCTGCCTATACGACAACAATTAAGTCCAACAACACAAACCAATCCACATTGATTGCTTTAAAGAAATCAGGCATATCTGATTTCCTTTTGCGGCTGACAGTCATTGTCTCTCTCCAACGTGTCGTTGGACAAATGGTCATGTGCTTAAGCAAAGAGGAAAAATTAAAGCAGACATCTCTGATGATGAAAGCATAAAATGCTTTCACGACTCGGCTTCCTAGCATTTCCACAAAAATAAGATTGCCATTATTAAGGAACATGGTATCCCATCCCTGATGATGAAAGGGTAAAATATTTTCACGTCTATGCTTCCTAGCGTTTCTAGAAAAAACAAGACTGCCATTATCGACGAACAAGGGATCGATTCTCCTCTCAAAATCAAAACGCCTCCATCTCATCTTAGGAGGTTTCTTTCACTCCCTAAAACAAGGTTTCTCTCACAATCTCATCTTAATGATTGTCTCCTGAGGACCTTTACCCTGATTCTATCCCATAGCTTCTCCCTCTCGATGCACCTTTCACTGAGCAGGAATTTATGATGCTTTCCTCTAAACGAGTCCCGATGCAAGCTCAGGCACGACCGGTCGTCTCAGACCAAGCTTCTACAAAATGTAATGGCACTTGGTTAAGCATGTCATCGTGCCCTTCTTTCACGACTTCAATCTGCTAAACACCGATGTTGAACATTTTAAGAATCTCACATGAACCTTCTATGAAAAGAAGATACTGCGAGAACTCTGTACGCCTTCCGACCAATCTAGCTCTAGCCCTCTCAAGGCCTTGGCAAAGCGACTAACCAAATGGCTAAAATCCTTGAACGCACATAGCGGAAAATTTTAACTATGATGTTGACATACTAAGATCGTGCCGCACTAGAAAACCGTCTACCATGGTCTTCAAACTTGATTTTCGCAAGGCATTTGACTCAGTCAACTTAGGACTCACTCATGTTTTTTCTCTCTATTAGGGGATTCCCACCTTCCTGGATCTTCTAGATAAAATCCCTTCTAAACTCACAGAAAACCAATGTCTTCTAAATGGAGTTCCGGGCCCTTGGGTTAACTGAAAAAAATGCCCTTCGCCAGGGCAAGAATATAAAAATGTTCAAATACATATTAAAGAAAATGTTTAACACATGTTTCAACGTATGTGTGAGAGATTTTTAGCATGAATTCAAACTATGTCCaacgtgtatttgaaaaaaatgttgacctgtattttaaaatgttcatgaaatgTAAAAAAATATTCGCTCATATTTCTATAAATAGTCATGGCATACAAAGAAAGTTATGTACACTAAAACCGGACGAACTAGAAATTTCAAGAATCTGATaatgaaaaaatggaaaaaaataaagaaaggaaaagggaaaagagaagaagaacaggaaataaaaaatagaaaaccgGCAAAGAACcacacaagaggaagaaatgaaaaATGgagaacaaaaaaacagaaaaccgGCAAAGAACCAcatggaagaaaaagaaaaggacccAAAACCTTCCTCAGGCCGGAACAGAGGTTCCTGAAACCAGAATAGAAGGAGAAGAAAGCGATAAGAGACAACTGGAAAA encodes the following:
- the LOC123145716 gene encoding allene oxide cyclase, chloroplastic, coding for MAAPPSSVSVRAGASVSAKLTPRQAARAGFGGRVSVSSGRKCGGPVRASLFSPKPAVAMDARPTKVQELHVYELNERDRESPAYLRLSAKQSQNALGDLVPFTNKVYNGSLDKRIGITAGICILIQHVPERNGDRYEAIYSIYFGDYGHIAVQGPYLTYEESYLAVTGGSGVFEGAYGQVKLNQIVFPFKIFYTFYLKGIPDLPKELLCAAPVPPSPTVEPTPAAKATEPHACLSNFTD